From a single Lactococcus carnosus genomic region:
- a CDS encoding DUF1643 domain-containing protein, which produces MIKKTKYSNILNKEFKVFALFDSDTESTTTNTSQNKTKRYLLKISKQDRCEKGTLLALLMNPSNAEGYDTKKPSSARLADDTVINLINYSQYKTIYVINTMPYIGSNPEQYLESIKKSLNQKKLVVGTEKQNYKNTIEQDCAYNLEKIKNLVYDLDESNENFDLLLGGGRYMQSIPKKFSEEDKELFKLYRKIRGEQYDEIIKEISNQAEKVVVADLNKVENGKQYITGTHPLAVQRKMRGYRTHNKESKNHRAVFANLSNDESSRIKK; this is translated from the coding sequence ATGATAAAAAAAACGAAATACAGTAATATTTTGAATAAGGAATTTAAAGTCTTTGCGCTTTTTGATTCTGATACCGAGAGTACAACCACTAATACAAGTCAAAATAAGACTAAAAGATATTTATTAAAAATATCCAAACAAGATAGGTGCGAAAAAGGAACATTGCTAGCATTATTAATGAATCCTAGTAATGCAGAAGGTTATGATACAAAAAAACCTAGTAGCGCTAGACTTGCAGATGATACAGTAATAAATCTAATAAATTATTCTCAATACAAAACTATTTATGTTATCAATACAATGCCCTATATAGGTTCTAATCCTGAACAATATTTAGAAAGTATTAAAAAATCATTGAATCAAAAGAAACTTGTCGTTGGAACTGAAAAACAAAACTATAAAAACACTATAGAGCAAGACTGTGCATATAATCTAGAAAAAATAAAAAACCTTGTATATGATTTGGATGAATCAAACGAAAATTTTGATTTATTATTAGGCGGTGGGAGATATATGCAATCTATACCTAAAAAATTTAGTGAAGAGGATAAAGAGCTATTTAAGTTGTATAGAAAAATTAGAGGAGAGCAATACGATGAGATAATAAAAGAAATCTCTAATCAAGCTGAAAAAGTTGTTGTTGCAGATTTGAATAAAGTAGAGAATGGCAAACAATATATTACGGGCACACACCCGCTAGCAGTTCAGAGGAAAATGAGAGGATATAGAACGCATAACAAAGAAAGCAAAAATCATCGAGCAGTATTCGCAAATTTATCAAATGATGAATCTAGTCGGATTAAAAAGTAA
- a CDS encoding RBBP9/YdeN family alpha/beta hydrolase, which translates to MENKIFLIHGYTAKPSDNWFPWLKNEIKKDNLAISLLDMPNSQNPDPLVWDAYCDSHISQTDGITIIGHSLGCIQALRFIERHDIKQVNLILVSGFDEKTHTLPQLAAFTDQSIDYAAVLPKINQAVVISALDDDIIPYVYSETLARHLKCKLIVVPEGKHFIDRDGILDLPVVYDELLAFVKNSD; encoded by the coding sequence ATGGAAAATAAGATATTTTTAATTCACGGTTATACTGCTAAACCAAGTGATAACTGGTTTCCATGGTTAAAAAATGAAATTAAAAAAGATAATCTAGCCATTTCATTACTAGATATGCCAAATTCTCAAAATCCAGATCCTCTTGTATGGGATGCTTATTGTGATTCGCATATCAGTCAAACCGATGGTATTACGATCATTGGCCATAGTCTTGGTTGTATTCAAGCACTGCGGTTTATAGAAAGACATGATATTAAACAGGTTAATTTGATATTGGTTTCTGGATTTGATGAAAAAACACATACCTTACCACAATTAGCAGCGTTTACAGATCAATCAATCGATTACGCAGCTGTTTTACCCAAAATAAATCAAGCAGTTGTTATTTCAGCTTTAGATGATGACATTATCCCTTACGTTTATTCTGAGACATTAGCTCGACATCTGAAATGTAAACTGATAGTCGTGCCTGAAGGTAAACACTTTATCGACAGAGATGGTATACTTGACTTACCAGTCGTCTATGATGAGTTACTAGCTTTTGTCAAAAACAGTGATTGA
- the msrA gene encoding peptide-methionine (S)-S-oxide reductase MsrA — translation MTLTKEAVLNEIYNLILNPGTRDWERSVLIIAKDELAVTSKIKAPLKKLELALRPLALRSNLTPDLADFYLKITDQPIIKTTIDLAKHTHEDLPYEARAIFAGGCFWCMVEPFETKPGIISVLSGYTGGHVDHPTYDQVLGGYTGHVEAVEIIFDTGLITYDALLDLFWLITDPTDAFGQFQDRGEQYKSVIFAADASQKALAEQSKQDLISSVRYAQPIVTEIRDATTFWPAEDYHQQFYQKQKKRYGKIKKSRQQLIWYLHQKRQLQKFFNRFRKTS, via the coding sequence ATGACGCTGACAAAAGAAGCAGTATTAAACGAAATTTATAATCTTATTTTAAATCCAGGGACACGTGATTGGGAGCGGTCTGTCTTGATTATCGCTAAGGATGAATTAGCAGTGACAAGTAAGATCAAAGCACCACTAAAAAAACTTGAACTGGCCTTACGGCCATTAGCACTTAGAAGCAATTTAACGCCAGACCTTGCGGATTTTTATTTGAAGATAACGGATCAACCAATCATTAAAACAACCATTGATCTGGCAAAGCATACACATGAAGATTTACCTTATGAGGCGCGTGCTATATTTGCTGGTGGCTGTTTTTGGTGCATGGTGGAACCTTTTGAAACAAAACCGGGTATTATCTCAGTTTTGTCAGGCTATACTGGTGGGCATGTCGATCATCCAACCTACGACCAAGTTCTAGGCGGTTATACGGGCCATGTTGAAGCAGTAGAAATCATATTTGATACAGGGTTAATTACGTATGACGCCTTGCTCGATCTATTTTGGCTGATAACAGATCCTACGGATGCCTTTGGGCAATTTCAAGATAGGGGAGAGCAATATAAATCCGTTATTTTTGCTGCAGACGCAAGCCAAAAAGCGCTTGCTGAGCAGTCAAAACAAGATTTAATCAGCTCTGTCAGGTATGCGCAACCCATCGTAACAGAGATTAGAGATGCAACGACATTTTGGCCAGCAGAAGACTATCATCAGCAGTTTTATCAAAAACAAAAGAAAAGATATGGCAAGATAAAAAAATCTCGGCAACAATTAATTTGGTATTTACATCAAAAAAGGCAGCTTCAGAAATTTTTTAATCGATTTAGGAAAACTAGTTGA
- a CDS encoding histidine phosphatase family protein, translated as MKHLYLMRHGQTRLNAAGLNQGAWDAPLTPLGISQARLAGQWFNEQGISFDAAVSSTKERASDTLEIVAGLKDGDYARDRRLSEWDFGLFEGQNATLNPPPLQPDEGTISFGKAYVGYGGESDTAVSDRMDKAMTDIVSSSAQTSLVVSHGGSIYLWLQRHFEQEAVRRLLPFGNCAIFELTYEDGRFELVQMIDPTTKRS; from the coding sequence ATGAAGCACCTATATTTGATGAGACATGGGCAAACGAGACTAAATGCTGCAGGACTAAATCAAGGCGCTTGGGATGCACCATTGACCCCATTAGGCATCTCACAAGCAAGATTAGCAGGTCAATGGTTTAATGAGCAGGGCATTAGTTTTGATGCGGCAGTCTCATCTACTAAAGAACGTGCATCAGATACACTAGAGATTGTGGCTGGTTTAAAAGATGGTGATTACGCCAGAGATAGACGGCTTTCTGAATGGGATTTTGGGTTATTTGAGGGACAAAATGCAACCCTAAATCCACCACCCTTGCAACCAGATGAAGGGACGATCAGCTTTGGCAAAGCCTATGTTGGGTATGGCGGGGAATCAGATACGGCAGTCAGTGATCGGATGGACAAAGCAATGACTGACATCGTGTCATCATCAGCGCAAACGAGTCTAGTTGTTTCCCACGGTGGTAGTATATACCTATGGCTACAACGCCATTTTGAACAAGAAGCAGTCCGACGCTTACTCCCCTTTGGCAATTGCGCCATATTTGAATTGACCTATGAAGATGGCAGGTTTGAGCTTGTGCAAATGATTGACCCAACTACTAAGAGAAGTTAA
- a CDS encoding DUF4440 domain-containing protein, whose protein sequence is MDKAFFKQLDQQHLSADNRRHINTILDLLDNRYSEITASGNLSHYQDYAKLVTLDVSPKVYEILSYDIKVLSDSSVLSFYKLKEKNSNTLSLRSNIWLKSDDNWQLIFHQGTPVISDED, encoded by the coding sequence ATGGATAAGGCATTTTTTAAACAGTTAGATCAACAACATTTGTCTGCTGACAATCGGCGTCATATCAATACGATCTTAGACTTATTAGATAACAGATATAGCGAGATTACGGCTTCTGGTAACTTAAGTCACTATCAAGATTATGCCAAGCTAGTAACATTAGATGTATCTCCTAAAGTCTATGAAATTTTATCATATGATATCAAAGTCTTGAGTGATAGTAGTGTATTATCTTTCTACAAGCTAAAAGAAAAAAATAGTAATACCTTATCATTAAGAAGCAATATTTGGCTTAAATCAGATGATAACTGGCAGCTGATTTTTCATCAGGGTACCCCAGTCATATCAGATGAAGATTAA
- a CDS encoding YybH family protein translates to MQPIKQIEHDIKEIIDTCDQLIHAEKFDDLINFYTEDAILVIKPEMIARGREQIKSAFIKIAAYFDNSIKPLEGQMLYLVTGDTVLVLAQTFLEASQTATDKSDYAMERRATYIFRKVDGKWLCAIDNSYGTSLLDSL, encoded by the coding sequence ATGCAACCTATCAAACAAATTGAACATGATATCAAAGAAATCATAGACACCTGTGATCAGCTCATTCACGCCGAAAAATTTGATGACCTAATTAACTTTTATACGGAAGATGCGATTTTGGTCATTAAACCAGAGATGATTGCTAGAGGCAGGGAACAAATCAAGTCTGCATTCATCAAAATAGCTGCATATTTTGATAACTCTATCAAGCCGCTTGAAGGTCAGATGCTTTATCTTGTAACTGGCGATACCGTCTTAGTATTGGCACAGACCTTTTTAGAAGCTAGTCAGACTGCTACGGATAAATCAGACTATGCTATGGAGAGACGTGCAACCTACATTTTTCGAAAAGTCGACGGCAAGTGGTTATGTGCAATAGATAATTCTTACGGTACATCTCTTCTAGATTCACTTTAA
- a CDS encoding class I SAM-dependent methyltransferase — MKWDSTLYDGKHDFVSEYGKGLLSYIPDASDQKILDLGCGTGTLTSEISDKYPDVLGVDGSPDMIQKAKETYPTVSFEVVDALNMSFDKEWDIVFSNAVFHWIPDHDKLLKNIKQSLKASGKLICEFGGYGNIGTIEQAFKTLLAAKGYTYKSRFNFPTVDAFGTLLEKNGFIIDDLYIYDRPTVLKDGEKGLANWASQFFATDLVDFSQADKDSLLAELENAVRAELWDGTNWVADYKRLRAIAHI, encoded by the coding sequence ATGAAATGGGATTCGACGTTATACGATGGTAAACATGATTTTGTATCTGAATATGGCAAGGGATTACTCAGCTATATCCCAGATGCTAGTGATCAAAAAATATTGGATTTAGGGTGTGGGACTGGTACCTTAACCTCTGAGATTTCAGATAAGTACCCTGACGTTTTGGGAGTAGATGGCTCTCCAGACATGATTCAAAAAGCAAAAGAAACTTATCCAACTGTCTCTTTTGAGGTAGTGGATGCGCTGAACATGAGCTTTGATAAGGAATGGGATATTGTCTTTTCAAATGCTGTATTTCATTGGATTCCTGATCATGATAAGTTGTTAAAAAATATTAAGCAATCACTCAAAGCGTCGGGCAAACTGATTTGTGAGTTTGGTGGTTATGGCAATATTGGAACGATAGAGCAAGCCTTTAAAACCTTGCTAGCAGCCAAAGGCTACACCTACAAATCAAGATTTAATTTTCCTACTGTCGACGCATTTGGCACACTACTCGAAAAAAACGGGTTTATAATCGATGACCTTTATATCTATGATCGACCTACGGTGCTTAAAGATGGTGAAAAAGGACTAGCAAATTGGGCGAGTCAGTTTTTTGCCACTGACTTGGTAGACTTTAGTCAAGCCGATAAAGATAGCCTATTAGCTGAACTAGAAAATGCAGTACGAGCTGAGCTTTGGGATGGGACTAACTGGGTTGCAGACTATAAGAGACTACGCGCGATTGCACATATTTAG
- a CDS encoding GFA family protein: MENKFEGACLCQRVTFQVRLVNLKMHVCHCSMCRKSSGGTGFAYLYAQEAPEFRTQDTLASYNAVGKAERGFCNHCGTTIYYHNMLDKGYCISISVLEKLPENDILFNREWYYHDKPGYYAYANETQKS; the protein is encoded by the coding sequence ATGGAAAATAAATTTGAGGGTGCTTGTCTGTGTCAACGTGTTACATTTCAAGTAAGACTAGTTAACTTAAAGATGCATGTCTGTCACTGTTCTATGTGTAGGAAAAGTAGTGGTGGTACTGGTTTTGCTTATTTATATGCGCAAGAGGCACCTGAGTTTAGGACACAGGATACTTTGGCATCCTATAACGCTGTTGGTAAAGCAGAAAGGGGCTTCTGCAATCATTGTGGGACAACTATTTATTATCATAATATGTTAGATAAGGGCTATTGCATATCTATATCAGTTTTAGAAAAACTCCCTGAAAATGATATTTTATTTAATAGAGAATGGTACTATCATGATAAACCTGGATATTATGCATATGCGAATGAAACTCAGAAATCATGA
- a CDS encoding putative quinol monooxygenase — MTNDLKAPFLYCTAIVQSTKKIGYNDLIEKLSALQAVTSIEAGCILFKIVPLDRDEERFALWEIWENKEAFYAHHQKDYTKAFFSEQLDTIELFESSEKVSL; from the coding sequence ATGACGAATGATTTAAAAGCCCCTTTTTTGTATTGTACTGCGATTGTACAATCTACCAAAAAGATAGGGTATAATGATTTAATTGAGAAATTATCAGCATTGCAAGCAGTGACAAGTATTGAGGCGGGGTGTATCTTATTTAAAATCGTTCCCCTTGATAGAGATGAGGAGCGGTTTGCGCTTTGGGAGATATGGGAAAATAAAGAGGCATTTTATGCACACCATCAAAAAGACTATACTAAAGCTTTCTTTAGTGAGCAGCTAGATACAATCGAGCTATTCGAAAGTTCAGAAAAGGTATCCCTATAG
- a CDS encoding MerR family transcriptional regulator, which produces MFIKEFSEKTGLSIDTLRYYENENLLAPKRNQHNYRDYTESDVCWVELLLKMKQTGMSINEIKGYAALQEQGDVSLANRIDILDKHLTSLKQAKETLEQTMSFVERKISGYKQRLH; this is translated from the coding sequence ATGTTTATAAAAGAATTTTCTGAGAAGACAGGTTTATCAATTGATACGTTAAGATATTATGAAAATGAGAACCTCTTAGCCCCTAAAAGAAATCAACACAATTATAGGGATTATACTGAATCTGATGTCTGTTGGGTTGAGTTACTATTAAAAATGAAACAAACAGGGATGTCTATCAATGAAATAAAAGGGTATGCGGCGTTACAAGAGCAGGGGGATGTTTCGTTAGCTAATAGAATTGACATTTTAGATAAGCATTTGACTAGCCTTAAACAGGCTAAGGAAACTTTAGAGCAGACGATGTCTTTTGTTGAGCGAAAAATCAGTGGTTATAAACAAAGACTTCATTAA
- a CDS encoding MerR family transcriptional regulator produces the protein MNIKEAAAKCGVSANTIRYYEKVGLLTTIDRTPSGIRTFGERTLSRISFVRSMRQAGMPIATLKTYMDLIDDEANHHDAQLALLKEQRAIMADKKADIQYAIDYLTYKIDHYDAHISQVEQKLQALEKGQSSDELAESSHKCL, from the coding sequence ATGAATATCAAAGAAGCAGCGGCAAAATGTGGGGTTTCAGCAAATACCATTCGCTATTATGAAAAAGTAGGCTTACTGACCACGATTGATCGGACGCCCTCTGGTATTAGAACCTTTGGCGAGAGAACGCTAAGTAGGATTTCCTTTGTCAGGTCAATGAGACAGGCAGGGATGCCGATAGCAACCCTTAAAACCTATATGGACTTGATTGATGATGAAGCAAACCATCATGATGCCCAATTAGCCTTGCTCAAGGAGCAACGTGCCATTATGGCTGATAAAAAGGCAGATATTCAGTATGCGATTGATTACCTGACCTACAAAATTGATCATTATGATGCTCATATTTCTCAAGTTGAGCAAAAATTGCAAGCACTTGAAAAAGGTCAAAGTAGTGATGAACTAGCTGAATCAAGTCATAAGTGTCTCTAA
- a CDS encoding zinc-binding dehydrogenase, translating into MKSAYFVAPGEMEVRELPKPELENPTDAVIKIVRACVCGSDLWWYRGISKKEPGVVGHEAIGVIESVGQDVTQFRKGDFVIVPFTHGCGHCKICKAGFEGNCINDAGATSAHQAEYYRAINADGALVKVPGQPSDYTDEQLASLTTLADVMPTGFHAAKAAQVKKGDTVVIFGDGAVGLCAVISAKLLGADKIIMMSRHDDRGAMATEFGATAIIKERDQAAVDQILAMTDGLGADAVLECAGTKSSVETAFKVARAGGNIGRVGIPHDVDYNPYMTRLFAKNIGLTGGVASVSLWDKALLLQAVLDGEINPGKVFTATYQLDEIQAAYQDMDERKTIKSLLRVSQG; encoded by the coding sequence ATGAAATCTGCATATTTTGTAGCACCAGGAGAAATGGAAGTTCGAGAGTTACCCAAACCAGAACTAGAGAATCCGACGGATGCCGTGATTAAAATTGTGAGAGCTTGTGTTTGTGGCTCAGACCTTTGGTGGTACAGAGGTATCTCTAAAAAGGAACCAGGCGTTGTCGGTCATGAAGCAATAGGCGTCATCGAATCTGTTGGCCAGGATGTTACGCAGTTTCGTAAAGGTGATTTTGTTATCGTCCCATTTACGCATGGTTGTGGCCACTGTAAAATTTGTAAGGCTGGCTTTGAGGGAAACTGTATCAATGATGCTGGTGCGACTAGTGCCCATCAAGCAGAATACTACCGAGCAATCAATGCAGATGGTGCGCTTGTTAAGGTACCAGGGCAACCTAGTGACTATACAGATGAACAGTTGGCCAGTTTGACAACGCTTGCTGATGTCATGCCTACAGGCTTCCATGCTGCTAAGGCTGCCCAAGTGAAAAAAGGGGATACGGTTGTCATCTTTGGCGATGGTGCAGTTGGTCTGTGTGCTGTTATTTCAGCAAAATTACTTGGTGCAGACAAAATTATTATGATGAGTCGCCATGATGATCGTGGTGCAATGGCTACAGAATTTGGTGCGACTGCTATCATTAAAGAACGTGATCAAGCAGCCGTTGATCAAATATTAGCGATGACAGACGGCCTTGGTGCGGATGCTGTTTTAGAGTGTGCTGGGACTAAGAGTTCTGTCGAAACAGCCTTTAAAGTGGCGCGTGCGGGTGGTAATATTGGCCGTGTTGGGATTCCACATGATGTCGACTATAATCCCTATATGACACGATTATTTGCTAAGAACATCGGCTTAACTGGTGGTGTTGCATCAGTCTCACTTTGGGATAAAGCGTTGCTATTACAGGCTGTTCTAGATGGCGAAATCAACCCAGGAAAAGTGTTTACAGCAACTTATCAACTCGACGAGATACAAGCAGCATACCAAGACATGGATGAACGTAAAACGATCAAATCACTCTTGCGTGTCTCTCAAGGATAA
- a CDS encoding universal stress protein, translating into MKDQYKNILVAVDGSEQAYNAVREAIEITKRNDGKLWVLTVKETNRYYDTLDMSVTGTTALDKMASDILSKVTELVNGEVDLIDKDLYDGNAKRKIVQYAKDNEIDLIVIGATGTGVIDKLFIGSTTQYVVNHAPCNVMVVK; encoded by the coding sequence ATGAAAGATCAATACAAAAATATCCTGGTTGCTGTCGATGGATCAGAACAAGCTTATAATGCAGTTCGTGAAGCGATTGAAATTACCAAAAGAAATGACGGTAAGTTATGGGTCTTAACCGTTAAGGAAACAAATCGTTACTATGATACCTTGGATATGTCTGTCACTGGGACGACAGCACTGGATAAAATGGCCAGCGATATCCTCAGTAAAGTAACTGAGTTGGTAAACGGAGAGGTTGACTTAATTGATAAGGACCTCTACGATGGTAATGCAAAACGAAAAATTGTACAGTATGCTAAAGACAATGAGATTGATCTGATTGTGATTGGTGCGACTGGTACTGGCGTCATTGATAAACTATTCATTGGGTCAACAACACAATACGTTGTGAATCATGCACCGTGTAATGTGATGGTTGTTAAGTGA
- a CDS encoding glycerophosphodiester phosphodiesterase family protein: MHNRQLNHITWLMVLIFIFNYLAASCLHYFLSYAPQAYQINTSSFKHLVDDLLAHAPIYAITIMTYFLIFSLFVSLLILSELLIHHQLSWQKFLSAVKRPKLYGFVLALIIILLPLNELGLKIPVANYMTIPQTFMAMIANPFILTGLSLLYVLVLFFVLRLKHIPYYLIIDGIKQESLIKKSWQATQKSAWHHFRQLGFIFVKIAFAFAILSGIQFLIDIANHRNWSVFTANLFTSMLAGVLYFYTATILYLFLSNPDQKRQVQTRQNFAHIAHIRAVLFLVIIGFSTIYLSGKQLKVTHQNYLVIAHMGISSKSDIPNTIKNLKKVHATHPDYVEIDIQKTKDGQYVLSHDPAIKNQEDKSYQISDYTWEQLKDITFLHENQKTTLSNFKDYLILANELKQKLLVELKFDQTVSNQELKAFSEDFGQLLAENKAQLQSLNQNSLLRIDQFLDNDLGLLSPIQNDVNQSKLSQFYAIESSSLTQKTITQATSVNKSIYAWTVNSHKEIQTTYAIGVTGFITDYPAKTRQYLTKISDRPHYALVPTGTLLLKRSDF, translated from the coding sequence ATGCATAATCGACAACTAAACCATATCACATGGCTCATGGTTCTGATCTTTATATTTAATTATCTTGCTGCAAGCTGTCTTCATTATTTCTTATCCTATGCGCCACAAGCCTACCAAATCAATACATCAAGCTTTAAGCACTTAGTGGATGATTTATTGGCTCATGCACCTATTTATGCCATCACGATTATGACATATTTCCTTATTTTTAGCTTATTTGTCAGCCTACTTATTTTAAGTGAATTATTAATCCATCATCAACTCAGCTGGCAAAAATTTTTAAGCGCAGTAAAGCGGCCTAAATTATATGGGTTTGTACTTGCTTTGATTATCATCTTACTACCACTTAATGAACTGGGTCTAAAAATACCAGTTGCCAACTACATGACCATTCCGCAAACATTCATGGCCATGATTGCTAACCCATTTATCTTAACTGGCCTATCACTCCTTTATGTACTGGTACTCTTTTTCGTCCTACGATTAAAACATATCCCTTACTATCTGATTATAGATGGCATTAAACAGGAAAGTTTAATCAAGAAAAGTTGGCAAGCAACTCAAAAATCAGCTTGGCATCACTTTAGGCAACTCGGTTTTATTTTTGTCAAGATTGCCTTTGCTTTTGCTATCCTTTCCGGTATACAATTTTTGATAGATATAGCGAATCATAGAAACTGGAGTGTGTTCACTGCCAATCTATTTACCTCAATGCTAGCAGGAGTACTCTATTTTTATACGGCTACCATCCTATACCTATTTCTCTCGAATCCAGACCAGAAAAGACAGGTGCAAACACGTCAAAACTTTGCGCATATTGCACATATCAGGGCTGTTCTGTTTTTAGTCATCATTGGCTTTTCTACTATCTATCTGTCAGGCAAACAATTAAAAGTAACCCATCAAAATTATCTAGTCATTGCACATATGGGCATCTCATCCAAATCAGATATCCCAAATACGATTAAGAACTTGAAAAAAGTACACGCGACGCATCCAGACTATGTCGAAATAGACATTCAAAAAACAAAAGACGGTCAGTATGTTTTGAGTCACGACCCTGCTATAAAAAATCAAGAGGATAAGTCATATCAGATTAGTGACTATACCTGGGAACAATTAAAAGACATCACATTTTTACACGAGAATCAAAAGACAACATTATCAAATTTTAAGGATTATTTGATTCTTGCAAATGAGCTAAAACAAAAATTACTCGTCGAACTAAAATTTGACCAAACAGTTAGTAATCAAGAATTAAAAGCCTTTTCAGAAGACTTCGGCCAATTACTAGCTGAAAATAAAGCGCAATTACAGTCCTTAAATCAGAACTCACTCCTTAGAATTGATCAATTCTTGGATAATGACCTAGGCCTATTATCCCCTATTCAAAATGACGTCAATCAATCAAAATTGAGTCAATTTTACGCCATTGAATCTTCTAGTTTAACTCAAAAAACGATTACGCAAGCGACTAGCGTGAACAAATCAATTTATGCATGGACGGTTAACTCTCATAAAGAGATCCAAACAACTTATGCTATAGGCGTGACAGGATTTATTACCGATTATCCTGCTAAAACACGACAATACTTGACAAAAATATCAGATCGACCACACTATGCATTAGTTCCCACAGGGACACTGCTATTAAAACGCTCTGATTTCTAG
- a CDS encoding LysR family transcriptional regulator, with protein MNFNDLAIFVDIYETGSLNQSAMHLGYAQSNLTARLKKLELDMETRLFIRRYNGLTPTKNGDQFYLFAKEAIQNLAAIKERFNADTKKILISELLLNDDINNLQTIDITKDTITIKKTRDIASASLKNSFDRIISFLRLKHVSDMAETRKTIDSYYLASPLIDDAQCAYCFVNRDETCPFRQQTLAEFAKDKVVIELDSFENIITCIESGQGIALLPGYLTETKKLQKWEETSRPITYYSYE; from the coding sequence ATGAATTTTAATGACTTAGCTATATTTGTCGATATTTATGAGACAGGATCCTTAAATCAGAGTGCCATGCATTTAGGCTATGCCCAGTCTAATTTGACTGCACGCTTGAAGAAGTTAGAGCTTGATATGGAGACAAGACTTTTCATCAGACGTTACAATGGCTTAACACCGACTAAAAATGGGGATCAATTTTATCTATTTGCAAAAGAAGCCATTCAAAACTTAGCGGCTATAAAAGAAAGGTTTAATGCTGATACGAAAAAAATACTGATCTCCGAGTTACTCCTAAATGATGACATCAACAATTTACAAACCATTGACATCACTAAAGACACCATCACCATCAAAAAAACAAGAGATATCGCATCAGCATCACTCAAAAATAGCTTTGATAGGATCATCAGTTTTTTAAGGTTAAAGCATGTGTCAGATATGGCGGAAACTAGAAAAACAATCGATTCGTATTATTTAGCATCACCATTGATTGATGATGCACAATGTGCTTATTGCTTCGTGAATCGAGATGAGACTTGCCCCTTTAGACAACAGACACTTGCTGAATTCGCCAAGGATAAGGTCGTGATTGAACTCGACTCCTTTGAAAATATCATCACTTGTATAGAATCTGGACAAGGGATAGCCTTGTTACCTGGCTATTTAACCGAAACGAAAAAGTTACAAAAGTGGGAAGAAACGAGTAGACCGATTACTTATTATAGCTATGAGTAA
- a CDS encoding DUF4865 family protein, with translation MQAMRYDISLPTDYDMTIIRDRVKNTGHLMSGFQDLYVKIFMISEKSQGALSNSYSPLYVWKHTDGMSKFIFDGYFDNILTSFGWQHIEIGITTTVTLADDFMSSRYVTEEVQDIRETNSLKQVECQDKLGDEETGKLVIYNPDKWKKVIYRFYKEKP, from the coding sequence ATGCAAGCAATGCGATATGATATTAGTTTACCTACTGATTATGATATGACAATCATCAGGGATCGGGTGAAAAACACAGGACACTTGATGTCTGGATTTCAAGATTTGTACGTCAAAATTTTCATGATTTCTGAGAAAAGTCAAGGTGCGCTTTCTAATAGCTACAGTCCGCTTTATGTCTGGAAACATACAGATGGCATGTCTAAATTCATCTTCGATGGTTATTTTGACAATATTTTAACGTCATTTGGTTGGCAGCATATCGAAATTGGGATCACAACAACCGTTACTTTGGCAGATGACTTTATGTCAAGTCGCTATGTTACTGAAGAGGTACAAGATATTCGAGAAACTAACTCACTAAAGCAGGTTGAATGCCAAGACAAGCTAGGTGATGAGGAAACTGGAAAGCTCGTAATCTATAATCCAGATAAATGGAAAAAAGTGATTTATCGGTTTTATAAAGAGAAACCTTAA